Proteins encoded within one genomic window of Actinoplanes octamycinicus:
- a CDS encoding IS110 family transposase: protein MWFCRDDGKVNGYMGQLIIGVDPHKRSATIEIINEREQVLARGRYGTDTGGYQQMLAAGRRHAGRVWAVEGCNGIGRHLAQRLVADGETVLDVPAKLAAKARNFDTGHGRKTDGHDAHHIAVTALRTPGLRRVHADGATVALRLLADRRDQLGVARTETINRLHQLLLELIPGGAKKNLTTDQARTLLERVSVPAGDIVTATRYQLAGDLADELTTLDTKIKAANRQLKTVLAATGTQLTSLNGIGPSGAARLLGDIGDISRFPTRGHFATWNGTAPIDVSSGDNHHHRLNRAGNRRINRVLHIMAITQLRFDTPGRAYYQRKRAEGKTAMEAMRALKRRLSDTVYRQMIKDDHTAQQTATGPGGHTGATLNSSAADPNPKIDTSEKSQPGPANHHPKTPLTPTP, encoded by the coding sequence GTGTGGTTCTGCCGCGACGACGGGAAGGTCAACGGGTACATGGGTCAGCTGATCATTGGAGTCGATCCGCACAAGCGGTCCGCGACGATCGAGATCATCAACGAGCGTGAACAGGTGCTGGCCCGTGGCAGGTACGGCACCGACACCGGTGGCTACCAGCAGATGCTCGCCGCCGGCCGCCGTCACGCCGGCCGGGTGTGGGCGGTCGAGGGCTGTAACGGCATCGGCCGGCACCTGGCCCAGCGGCTGGTCGCCGACGGCGAAACCGTGCTGGACGTCCCGGCGAAACTCGCCGCGAAAGCCCGCAACTTTGACACCGGGCACGGCCGTAAAACCGACGGTCACGACGCGCACCACATCGCGGTGACCGCCCTGCGCACCCCGGGCCTGCGCCGCGTTCACGCCGACGGCGCCACCGTCGCGCTGCGGCTGCTGGCCGACCGCCGCGACCAGCTCGGTGTCGCCCGCACCGAGACCATCAACCGGCTGCACCAGCTACTGCTCGAACTGATCCCCGGCGGCGCGAAGAAGAACCTGACCACCGACCAGGCCCGCACCCTGCTCGAACGCGTCAGCGTCCCGGCCGGCGACATCGTCACCGCCACCCGCTATCAGCTGGCCGGCGACCTGGCCGACGAGCTCACCACCCTGGACACCAAGATCAAAGCAGCCAACCGGCAGCTGAAGACCGTGCTGGCCGCCACCGGCACCCAGCTGACCAGCCTCAACGGCATCGGCCCCTCCGGCGCCGCCCGCCTGCTCGGCGACATCGGCGACATCAGCCGCTTCCCGACCCGCGGGCACTTCGCCACCTGGAACGGCACCGCCCCCATCGACGTGTCCTCCGGCGACAACCATCATCACCGGCTCAACCGGGCCGGGAACCGGCGCATCAACCGGGTCCTGCACATCATGGCCATCACCCAGCTCCGCTTCGACACCCCCGGCCGCGCCTACTACCAGCGCAAACGCGCCGAAGGCAAAACCGCGATGGAAGCCATGCGAGCGTTGAAACGACGCCTGTCCGACACCGTCTACCGCCAAATGATCAAAGACGACCACACGGCACAACAGACAGCGACGGGTCCGGGAGGACACACGGGGGCGACTCTGAACTCCAGCGCGGCCGACCCAAACCCCAAGATCGACACTTCGGAAAAGTCACAACCCGGACCCGCCAACCACCACCCTAAAACACCCCTCACACCAACCCCTTGA
- a CDS encoding uroporphyrinogen-III synthase, with the protein MTGRIPGSRRPTLSAPALDDPAASLSGYTIGVTADRRRDELAGLLESRGARVVLAPALRIVPIADDAELRAATRACLDAPPDIVLVNTGIGMRGWLEAAEGWGLAEPLRAVLGRAYLVARGPKARAAVRAAGLREQWTPDGEGSTEVVEHLTGRGVAGLTVALQLHGESQPEFTEALTAAGARVVEVPVHRWAPPTDPAPLHRLVDLIAGKLVDAVTFTSAAAVQALLRAAGPATDPLLAAFRTDVLAACVGPVTAAPLRRHDVPVSTPNRARLSALVRTLVDELPKRAVTIQVNGHSITLRGHAAVVDGELRQLAPGPMAVLRALATSPGRVLSRAALLQALPRHADEHAVEMAVARLRAGLALPGVIQTVVKRGYRIPT; encoded by the coding sequence ATGACCGGCCGGATCCCGGGTTCCCGGCGGCCCACGCTGTCCGCGCCCGCGCTGGACGACCCGGCCGCGAGCCTCTCCGGTTACACCATCGGCGTGACCGCCGACCGCCGCCGCGACGAGCTGGCCGGCCTGCTGGAGAGCCGCGGCGCCCGCGTCGTGCTGGCCCCCGCGCTGCGCATCGTGCCGATCGCCGACGACGCCGAGCTGCGCGCCGCGACCCGCGCCTGCCTCGACGCTCCCCCGGACATCGTGCTGGTCAACACCGGGATCGGGATGCGCGGCTGGCTGGAGGCGGCGGAGGGCTGGGGCCTGGCCGAGCCGCTGCGCGCCGTGCTCGGCCGCGCCTACCTGGTGGCTCGCGGCCCCAAGGCGCGGGCTGCGGTGCGCGCCGCCGGCCTGCGCGAGCAGTGGACCCCGGACGGCGAGGGCTCGACGGAGGTGGTCGAGCATCTGACCGGCCGGGGTGTCGCCGGGCTCACCGTCGCACTCCAATTGCACGGCGAGAGTCAGCCGGAGTTCACCGAGGCGCTGACCGCGGCCGGCGCCCGGGTGGTCGAGGTGCCGGTGCACCGCTGGGCGCCGCCCACCGACCCGGCCCCGCTGCACCGCCTGGTCGATCTCATCGCCGGCAAGCTCGTCGATGCCGTGACGTTCACCTCGGCCGCCGCGGTCCAGGCCCTGCTGCGCGCCGCCGGCCCGGCCACCGATCCGCTGCTGGCGGCGTTCCGCACCGACGTGCTGGCCGCCTGCGTGGGCCCGGTCACCGCCGCCCCGCTGCGCCGGCACGACGTCCCGGTCTCCACCCCGAACCGCGCCCGGCTCAGCGCCCTGGTCCGCACCCTCGTCGACGAACTGCCCAAGCGCGCGGTCACCATCCAGGTCAACGGCCACTCGATCACCCTGCGCGGGCACGCCGCGGTGGTCGACGGCGAACTCCGCCAGCTCGCCCCCGGCCCGATGGCCGTCCTGCGCGCCCTGGCCACCTCACCGGGCCGGGTCCTCTCCCGCGCCGCCCTGCTGCAGGCCCTCCCCCGCCACGCCGACGAACACGCCGTCGAGATGGCCGTCGCCCGCCTCCGAGCCGGCCTGGCCCTCCCCGGCGTCATCCAGACCGTCGTCAAACGCGGCTACCGCATCCCCACCTGA